From the genome of Acropora palmata chromosome 8, jaAcrPala1.3, whole genome shotgun sequence:
aaaaagaagcaaattaTGGCTTGCAAGCTCTTTTTCTCAACTACATCTTTTTGTCTGGATCTTTCCCATAACAGACCACGTGATGATACCCAGCGGAACAGTTGCTTTAAGATTTTATTCTCTGCACGTGAATATGAacgcataaattatgaaaacgtgaaaggaaaatttccttAAGAGCTTCACGTGATCTGCATTGGGAAAACAAATCTTGCAAATCATCAAAGAGGTCTATCTTCTCTGGGATAGAGGCGTATTCAACCGCCTTCCCCTCCCCCCGCTTCTCCGACCACAAAGTTTAACTTATGTCTTAAGACTAACGATACTTCCGTGAGGAGCATTTGGGTCTTGTTTGAGGTTAAACCATCGAAAACTATTTCGCTCATTCATTCACCATTACCTTCTTTCTTTAAATTCGTGAGAATGTACGATTGGTACATTCTAATTTAATCCCAGCAGTGATGTCTTTTCATGACTTTTTTAGGGCCTGGCCAAGCAAATGACTTACGGTcgtatttgttttgtattggTGACCTCATTCACCACCCTTCAGTTTTAAACATCAACGCCAACCCGCGGCCACATATTTGCTGGAGCACATTTCAGTTTTAGAGAATAGTTACCTGTAGAAATGTCTCATGTCTCATATTTTGCGCCGGTTTTATGCCAAAGTGATTAATACTCTGCCTAATAGGACTTAATTCCATTTCTGTCGGATACTTTATCCGTATTTCACTGCCTTCTTCCTGAGTCTGGAGTTTCCAGAGCTCTTTTTTGTCGTAGACCAAGTCCTCCTTAAGGTCTTCTTCGCTGGTATAGGTGCTAAGCCCTGTTGTGGAGATAAAATATCCAAGCTGAGGTGCTGCTATGACACCAAGCAGATTCGTTCATCGTACTCATCTCACCATTTTCAGTTGTAATTACCAAGGAAACGCTTTCTTCTAAATTATCTTTTAAAACCCTTAGTGTTAGCCCAATCAACCAATTAATTATGTAATTAACGATAATAAGCCATTTTACTTCTGACAGAAAGGGTAGCACATAGTCAAGAACTGATTAACTTGTGGTCCTCTAGGCATGAGTCGATTTTGATGAGGGAGGATATCGGAGAACTCTCAGCCCACATACAACGGTTGCAGAGGTGGGAGGTGTGATTGATAACCTCTACGTCAGCTTGACTACCATAGGAACACATCATTTTTCCGCAGGTGACCTCCTCTCCAGTCATCAACCATAGGGAAACCCTTTGGTGTGCACAAGAAGCTGGTCACCAAGATTGTACACcattgaaaagaagaaaatttgatAATTAAACAAGTTAATAGAATCACTACCATGATATTACATAACTGAGGTTTCGAGTGTTTGACTTCCCGGCGCCAGAAGGGAAAGATCCAAAATAtcttaataattcatgaggcTGATAAGCTTTTAAATCAAAGCATTGCTTCCCGAAAATTTTTTGGCGCATGGGCTAGCAAGGCCAAGCAAAGGTGTCACATCTTAGTAGATCTACAAAGTTATAGTTTATAACGAAACTGTGGGACCCGTAGATGTGGAGGTAGAAGCGTTTGCATTTGAAATGCGGAGAGGAATGAATGcatttgatcatcgcattttagcGCTGATAACGACATAACGACCTGCTCTCAGTTGGCTTGACAGTTCAACTGGTGGAGCCTTGCACCGGAATCGTTGAGGTCAGTGTTCGAATCCCCTtccaggcctgaattttttaggcctttctcgctgctgcttaagcaacgataaaatgcgatgatcaaattcattcatccTGTTGTTTGTGTTCACCGCCATTTTAAACCATGTGCTTTCGGTCGCGTGAAAATGTTATGTAATAGCGTGAGAGAGGGTAGGTTCTGGTAACTACTTCGATGCGTTCGGTGCAGACACTGCGATCAAACGTTGAAATTCAATATTTTGCTTGAGAAACCCTTTGGTAACCCAGGATCAaaactgtttattttcttggaaaaaaactgTAATTCGGAGATGCAATTCCTGGTTAGACTCGGTTAGCAAAGAGACAGAGAAGTCTCCTTAGTCTCGCTTTTGACGGGTTTTGCTAAAACACGAAATAACGAAATAGATGAGGGTTTTGCTAAAACGCGAAGTAGCGAAATAGCTATAGGAATACTTTTTTCGTATCAGTCAAAGGACAAAATGGCTTGACCGCTCATTGGCAACTATCACGACAAATTTGTCGGGGTGAGCAGCATATAAAGGCAGCTCATCTACAGTCAtaaaaattcttgaatttatttcatatatttatGAGCTGTTTCAGTTacattttcttggtttttctaaAGTCAAGAGAATATGCCATTGTCTGAGTGTTCTGGTTCTTGTAATGTATATAATTATCTTGTTAGATCacacttattttattttcctatGGTTATTTAGCCATTTCGTTTTTTCCCTATTTCGCGTTTTGGGAACACCCGCTTTTGACTTTGTATTTGGCTACATGTACTTGAGACCTCATTTGAGCGAAGGCGGGTACATTCAGAGTAGACGGGTGCCGGTACCCGGGTTCCGGCTTCTGTTAAAACCCTGGGCCTAACTGTAGGGCTGTGAGGACTAGACTGATCGTTACTCTTTTGTCGGACAAGGACTGGCCTCTTCTCCAGAGGTGTAAAgtaagttcttttttttagagGGAATGTTTCAGTGTCTTAATATTTTCATATTAATACGTACTAGGGTGAGATCCAGTATTGCAAATGAGAAATACGGACAACAGAGGCCATAAATTATCCTCGTAGTTATATTccataacagaacaaaaacaatgaacgAAATGAATGATATACTGATCCGTGGATATGATATCAAgtatgaacgcaattttagcaactgcgtaaagaagcctgaaaaattcagggctTGAAcccacaaaacaaaaacagtcacCTATTCCTGGCTAACACCCAGCCACAAACGCTAACCGCGTAATCAAGGAAATCAGGACTTCAGAACTCTCAATTATCATGCAAAGGAGGTCAGAACACGGCTTATCAAGTTACGCCTcaagtaataataaaagtggatatagttttcttttgagaTCGATCTTTCTTGGGGAGTGTGTATTCACAAATATGTATGGCTCGGTATTTTCTATTCGCATGAACGCATTTTGTCCATTTCGTAACGGACAGATAGATTGAAATATATGCATACATATTGCTCTTACCATTTGACAATccat
Proteins encoded in this window:
- the LOC141890290 gene encoding uncharacterized protein LOC141890290, which encodes MQSQPGRLNKDDVDDSGSVTRKRLSTYTSEEDLKEDLVYDKKELWKLQTQEEGSEIRIKYPTEMELSPIRQSINHFGIKPAQNMRHETFLQMLRCLPWTKLY